One Edaphobacter flagellatus genomic region harbors:
- a CDS encoding ABC transporter permease: protein MTIFSRFHVFAAKLSGLFRLRKADRESDDEMRLHLQLLTERFIRQGMCPEDAASAARRQFGNTTLLQQGQREMRAIMSLSTLGRDLRFSMRQLRRNPTLTIVAITSLGLGIGANTAIFTVAKKVLFDTLPVKDPKQLRMLTWIAGHDQKVPLVWGDAFSNASGERVSSSFSYPVFQELRKQTDAFQYLFAFKDVQMTASVDGDPDLISAEFVSGDTFNALGVQPVLGRTLTPADDTAPSPVAVISEAYWTTHFARSSSVLGKTISLNGIPTTIVGIAQGSFTGLQIDTITQVFVPLTMQPLLLPRSQNGSTSLLDNPQSWWLLVMARLRPDISEGRAQAELDAVLRPAATAGMPDGNTPTQFHLQFQPGDRGLDYLKGAFAKPSYILLLLAGLVLLLACVNMANLLLARASAREREVSTRLALGAGRVGIVRQMLIESLLLSSLGGAAGLLVGYFGRNLIPHLLAKSWRPETMRLDFDGRVVAFIVGVSLATGILFGLAPAWQATRTNVNCGLKDTTHVTSSRQKIGLGKGLVIFQIALSAILLIGAGLFVRTLVNLSHTPLGFQPDNILLFRLDPPRTRYTGPQSTALYRQLEEKLTALPGVRSVSLSTIAIVGDGYSGSTFHVSGRPIVKGEGRIQMNVVGTDFLATLGIPIMHGRGFDVHDTQTSPMVAVINQTLAQKYFPNLDPLGQTFESEDSSGPIQIVGIAADTRYANLRSTTPPLFYLPYQQHADDVGRMVVELRTFADPTGIVNQVRAAVASLDPNLPLIEVRTMTQQIDSSLSNERIFARLTAGFGLLALLLASIGIYGIMAYTVARRASEIGIRMALGARTDQVLCMVLREASWMALAGVAIGISGALWLGRLLSAMLYGLKPSDPLTLITAAALLIIIALLAALGPARRASRIDPIRALRHE, encoded by the coding sequence TTGACGATATTTTCCCGATTTCACGTCTTCGCAGCAAAGCTCAGCGGATTGTTCAGACTGCGGAAAGCAGATCGCGAATCCGACGACGAGATGCGGCTGCACCTGCAGTTGCTCACGGAGCGATTCATTCGCCAAGGTATGTGTCCCGAAGACGCTGCTTCGGCGGCGCGCCGTCAATTTGGTAATACGACCCTCTTGCAGCAAGGTCAGAGAGAGATGCGCGCGATCATGTCTCTTTCCACTCTTGGACGCGATCTCCGCTTCAGTATGCGTCAGCTCCGCCGTAATCCAACTCTTACCATCGTCGCCATCACTTCGCTTGGTCTAGGCATCGGTGCCAACACCGCCATCTTCACGGTCGCAAAAAAAGTTCTCTTCGACACCCTGCCCGTAAAAGACCCAAAACAACTCCGCATGCTCACTTGGATCGCAGGCCACGATCAGAAGGTCCCACTCGTCTGGGGTGACGCTTTCTCCAATGCTAGTGGCGAGCGCGTCAGCTCATCGTTCTCCTATCCCGTCTTCCAGGAATTGCGTAAGCAGACCGATGCCTTCCAGTACCTCTTCGCCTTCAAAGACGTCCAGATGACCGCCTCCGTTGACGGTGACCCTGACCTCATCTCCGCCGAATTCGTTAGCGGCGATACCTTTAATGCACTCGGCGTCCAGCCCGTACTTGGCCGCACCCTTACACCCGCCGACGACACCGCCCCCAGCCCGGTCGCCGTCATTAGTGAAGCCTACTGGACTACGCACTTCGCCCGTTCTTCTTCCGTGCTTGGCAAAACTATCTCGCTCAATGGCATCCCTACCACCATCGTCGGTATTGCTCAAGGCAGCTTCACGGGTCTGCAGATAGACACCATCACACAAGTCTTCGTTCCCCTCACGATGCAGCCGCTATTGCTGCCGCGCTCGCAAAACGGCAGCACCTCTTTGCTCGATAATCCGCAGTCATGGTGGCTGCTCGTCATGGCACGCTTGCGTCCCGACATCTCCGAGGGCCGCGCGCAAGCAGAGCTTGATGCCGTCCTGCGACCGGCTGCAACCGCGGGCATGCCCGACGGCAACACTCCCACCCAGTTTCATCTCCAGTTTCAGCCCGGCGATCGCGGCCTCGACTACCTGAAGGGCGCGTTTGCCAAGCCCTCCTACATACTGCTCTTACTCGCCGGCCTCGTACTTCTGCTCGCCTGCGTCAACATGGCAAACCTGCTGCTCGCCCGCGCCTCTGCCCGCGAGCGCGAGGTCAGCACCCGCCTCGCACTGGGGGCAGGCCGCGTAGGCATTGTGCGCCAGATGCTCATCGAAAGCCTGCTGCTCTCCTCACTCGGAGGTGCCGCCGGTCTGCTCGTTGGCTATTTCGGTCGAAACCTCATCCCGCACCTCCTCGCAAAATCCTGGCGCCCAGAGACAATGCGGCTTGACTTCGATGGCCGCGTCGTCGCCTTTATCGTTGGGGTCTCGCTCGCAACTGGAATTCTTTTCGGTCTCGCTCCCGCATGGCAGGCAACACGCACAAACGTCAACTGTGGTCTCAAGGACACAACCCACGTCACCTCCAGCCGGCAAAAAATAGGTCTCGGCAAAGGACTTGTCATCTTCCAGATTGCACTCTCGGCAATTCTGCTTATCGGCGCCGGGCTTTTCGTACGGACTCTCGTCAATCTCAGCCACACTCCGCTTGGCTTCCAGCCGGACAACATCCTTCTCTTCCGACTCGATCCCCCGAGAACTCGCTATACCGGCCCGCAAAGCACTGCGCTCTATCGCCAGCTCGAAGAAAAATTGACCGCCCTCCCTGGCGTTCGCTCGGTCTCATTGAGCACAATCGCCATCGTCGGTGACGGCTACTCAGGTTCCACCTTCCACGTCTCCGGTCGCCCTATCGTTAAGGGTGAAGGTCGCATCCAGATGAACGTCGTCGGCACCGACTTCCTGGCTACCCTTGGTATTCCCATCATGCACGGCCGCGGATTCGACGTGCACGACACTCAGACCTCACCCATGGTCGCGGTCATCAATCAAACCCTTGCCCAGAAATACTTTCCCAACCTGGATCCGCTCGGCCAGACCTTCGAGAGCGAAGATTCAAGCGGCCCCATCCAGATCGTCGGCATCGCTGCCGACACTCGCTACGCCAATCTTCGTTCCACCACGCCACCGCTCTTCTATCTTCCCTATCAGCAGCACGCCGATGATGTAGGCCGCATGGTCGTTGAGCTTCGTACCTTCGCCGATCCCACCGGCATCGTGAATCAGGTCCGAGCCGCCGTCGCCTCACTTGATCCAAACCTGCCCCTCATTGAAGTCCGCACCATGACCCAGCAAATCGACTCCAGTCTTTCTAATGAACGTATCTTCGCACGCCTCACCGCAGGCTTCGGTCTGCTTGCCCTCCTTCTCGCCAGCATCGGTATCTACGGCATCATGGCCTACACGGTAGCCCGCCGTGCTAGCGAGATCGGCATCCGTATGGCTCTCGGAGCCCGCACAGACCAAGTCCTCTGCATGGTACTCCGCGAGGCGTCGTGGATGGCTTTGGCAGGGGTCGCGATAGGCATAAGTGGGGCGCTATGGTTGGGGCGCCTCCTGAGCGCGATGCTGTACGGATTGAAGCCTTCAGACCCTCTAACATTGATAACCGCTGCGGCGTTGCTGATTATCATCGCTCTGCTGGCCGCGCTTGGCCCTGCGCGACGCGCATCGCGTATTGATCCCATCCGTGCTCTGCGGCATGAATGA
- a CDS encoding PadR family transcriptional regulator → MSGEKSEVLQGTLDLMILKTLHALGSLHGFGIARRIEQLSEEVLTLNEGTVYTSLLRLQQQGWIVSEWGTSENNRKAKFYSITKRGVKQLAIETENWERISGVIDRVLGQEGLS, encoded by the coding sequence GTGAGTGGCGAAAAATCCGAAGTTTTGCAAGGTACGCTGGATCTCATGATTCTGAAAACCCTCCATGCGCTTGGCTCCTTGCACGGATTTGGGATTGCCCGTCGCATTGAGCAGTTGAGCGAAGAGGTGCTGACGCTGAACGAAGGTACCGTATATACCTCCTTGCTACGCCTTCAACAACAAGGATGGATCGTATCGGAGTGGGGGACTTCGGAGAACAACCGCAAGGCAAAGTTCTACTCCATCACCAAGCGTGGGGTGAAGCAGCTGGCAATTGAGACCGAGAACTGGGAGCGCATCTCGGGAGTCATCGACCGCGTATTAGGCCAGGAAGGGCTAAGTTGA
- the eat gene encoding ethanolamine permease, producing the protein MDDNSHLKATLNTWQLWGIAVGLVISGEYFGWSYGWASAGTLGFLATTFLVATMYTAFIFSFTELTTAIPNAGGPFAYAERAFGEFGGYLAGVATLIEFVFAPPAIALAIGAYLNVQFPALSPRHAAVLAYLLFMAINIIGVKIAASFELFITILAIIELLVFMAVVAPGFHIRNFTAGGWAGQNHFTAGSLHGMFAAVPFAIWFFLAIEGVAMAAEEAKRPSHSIPIAYIAGICTLLALAIGVMLFAGGVGNWNALSNINDPLPQAMKIIVGPSSGWLHMLVWLGLFGLIASLHGIIFGYSRQIFALARSGYLPSVFSHIHPRLQTPWVAILAGGIVGIAAIYSDRWITFGGQPLTANIVVMSVLGALVMYAVSMLALFRLRKTEPQLERPFRARLYPFSPIWTLLGVFVCLASVVYYNRVISAVFCCVVGAGYVLLRLTRRAVAE; encoded by the coding sequence TTGGACGACAACTCGCACCTGAAAGCAACACTGAATACCTGGCAGTTATGGGGAATCGCGGTTGGACTGGTTATCTCAGGCGAGTACTTTGGCTGGAGTTACGGCTGGGCAAGCGCAGGCACACTCGGATTTCTGGCGACGACCTTCCTGGTCGCCACCATGTACACCGCATTCATCTTCAGCTTCACCGAACTGACGACAGCAATTCCAAATGCCGGAGGGCCATTTGCCTATGCCGAGCGCGCCTTTGGAGAGTTCGGCGGGTACCTCGCCGGCGTGGCCACTCTGATCGAGTTCGTCTTTGCGCCGCCCGCCATCGCACTGGCAATTGGAGCATACCTTAACGTACAGTTCCCTGCCCTGTCGCCCAGGCACGCTGCTGTTCTGGCATATCTGCTCTTTATGGCGATCAATATCATCGGCGTAAAAATTGCCGCAAGCTTCGAGCTGTTCATTACCATTCTTGCCATCATCGAGCTTTTGGTCTTCATGGCCGTGGTCGCACCCGGCTTTCACATCCGCAACTTCACAGCAGGCGGATGGGCGGGACAGAATCACTTCACTGCAGGCTCGCTACACGGCATGTTTGCGGCAGTTCCGTTTGCCATCTGGTTCTTCCTTGCTATTGAAGGTGTAGCGATGGCCGCCGAAGAGGCGAAGCGGCCTTCACACTCTATTCCTATCGCTTACATCGCCGGCATCTGCACTCTGCTTGCACTTGCGATCGGCGTTATGCTGTTTGCAGGCGGCGTTGGCAACTGGAACGCGCTCTCGAATATCAACGATCCTCTGCCGCAGGCTATGAAGATCATCGTCGGGCCTTCGAGCGGATGGCTACACATGCTAGTGTGGCTTGGACTGTTTGGACTGATCGCCTCGCTGCACGGTATCATCTTCGGCTACTCGCGACAGATCTTTGCTCTGGCACGCTCCGGCTATCTGCCCTCGGTCTTCAGTCATATTCATCCCAGGTTGCAAACACCGTGGGTTGCGATTCTTGCCGGCGGTATTGTAGGCATTGCAGCAATCTATAGTGATCGGTGGATTACATTCGGCGGGCAGCCGCTGACCGCGAACATCGTCGTCATGTCCGTGCTTGGCGCTCTGGTAATGTATGCCGTAAGCATGCTCGCGCTCTTCCGGCTGCGAAAGACCGAGCCCCAGCTCGAAAGACCGTTTCGGGCGCGGCTCTACCCCTTCTCTCCTATATGGACGCTGCTTGGAGTCTTCGTATGCCTTGCCAGCGTCGTTTATTACAACCGGGTAATTTCCGCGGTCTTCTGCTGCGTTGTGGGTGCCGGATATGTTCTACTGCGGCTCACACGGCGCGCAGTCGCTGAGTGA
- a CDS encoding ethanolamine ammonia-lyase subunit EutB, with protein sequence MSFAHTIGGSTYRFDDLKTLLARATPARSGDELAGVAAQSEIERAAARFALADVPLKHFLNEAVIPYEEDDVTRLIMDTHDGEAFAPIAHLTVGEFRDWLLEQTQNPEALKNVSRGVTPEMAAAVSKLMRNQDLVLAASRMRVVTRFRTTIGLPGTMSVRLQPNHPVDDPKGILASVIDGILYGCGDAVIGINPATDSISSAMGLLRLLDDFRTRFDAPIQSCVLTHITNTIEAIRQNAPVDLVFQSIAGSEKANASFGVTLGLLKEAEDAALSLHRGTVGTECMYFETGQGSALSASASFGVDQQTCEARAYAVARFCRPLLVNTVVGFIGPEYLFDSKQIIRAGLEDHFCGKLLGLPMGCDVCYTNHAEADQDDMDTLLTLLGVAGVNFIIGVPGADDIMLNYQSTSFHDVLYLRSVLGLKRAPEFEEWLRTMQIIDARGDFTLSAASLERLLPADTLRSAS encoded by the coding sequence ATGTCCTTTGCACATACCATCGGGGGCTCCACCTATCGTTTCGACGACCTGAAGACTCTGCTTGCCAGAGCGACGCCTGCACGATCGGGAGACGAGCTCGCCGGTGTTGCAGCGCAGTCGGAGATTGAGCGCGCAGCCGCTCGCTTCGCTCTCGCCGATGTACCGTTGAAGCACTTTCTGAACGAAGCGGTAATTCCTTACGAAGAGGACGACGTTACGCGCCTGATCATGGACACGCATGATGGCGAGGCGTTTGCCCCAATCGCGCACCTTACCGTGGGAGAGTTTCGCGACTGGCTGCTGGAGCAAACACAGAACCCCGAGGCGCTGAAAAATGTAAGCCGCGGCGTAACGCCGGAGATGGCCGCCGCAGTCTCCAAACTGATGCGCAACCAGGATCTTGTACTCGCAGCAAGCAGAATGCGCGTGGTGACGAGGTTTCGGACGACGATCGGTCTGCCCGGCACGATGTCCGTTCGCCTACAGCCGAATCATCCAGTCGACGACCCAAAAGGGATCCTCGCATCTGTGATCGACGGTATTCTCTATGGCTGCGGCGATGCCGTAATCGGCATTAATCCGGCGACAGACAGCATTAGCTCCGCGATGGGCCTGCTGCGTCTGCTGGATGACTTCCGCACTCGGTTCGACGCTCCGATACAGAGCTGCGTGCTCACTCATATTACCAATACGATCGAAGCGATTCGCCAGAATGCTCCGGTGGATTTGGTGTTTCAGTCAATTGCGGGAAGCGAGAAGGCAAATGCCAGTTTTGGCGTTACGCTCGGTCTGCTGAAGGAAGCTGAAGATGCGGCACTATCGCTGCATCGCGGCACTGTCGGCACGGAATGCATGTACTTCGAGACAGGACAGGGGAGCGCTCTCTCGGCAAGTGCCAGCTTCGGCGTGGACCAGCAGACTTGCGAGGCACGGGCTTATGCCGTGGCGCGGTTTTGTCGGCCGCTATTGGTGAATACTGTCGTCGGCTTTATCGGTCCGGAATATCTGTTCGACAGCAAGCAGATCATACGCGCCGGCCTGGAAGACCACTTCTGCGGTAAGCTGCTTGGATTGCCGATGGGCTGCGACGTCTGCTACACGAACCATGCCGAGGCCGACCAGGATGACATGGATACACTGCTGACGCTGCTTGGAGTTGCTGGAGTGAACTTTATCATTGGCGTCCCCGGGGCAGACGATATTATGCTGAATTACCAGAGCACGTCGTTCCATGACGTGTTGTACCTTCGAAGCGTGCTTGGACTGAAGCGAGCGCCAGAGTTCGAGGAGTGGCTGAGGACAATGCAGATCATCGATGCAAGGGGCGACTTTACGCTCTCGGCTGCCTCGCTGGAGCGCCTGCTGCCTGCGGATACTCTGCGGAGTGCGAGTTGA
- the eutC gene encoding ethanolamine ammonia-lyase subunit EutC has protein sequence MNDKPAKLEPWRALTQWTSARIAMGRAGASMRTFEVLEFNRDHALARDAIYMPLDAGALRERFVQEGFPCAMVGSRASNRSEYLRRPDLGRTLQTDCAATLQENGAAENDRLTVVVADGLSALAPKLHALPLLKRLRDGLVSWQLDTVIIATQARVALGDEIGQLRKAKAVLMLIGERPGLKAADSLGAYLTYQPKIGRLDAERNCISNIRLAGLSYEQAAFRLLHLLSQARLIGATGIALKDDSASTSALEQEH, from the coding sequence TTGAACGATAAGCCCGCAAAGCTCGAACCCTGGCGTGCGCTTACGCAGTGGACCTCTGCACGTATCGCAATGGGTCGCGCAGGGGCAAGCATGCGAACCTTCGAGGTGCTCGAGTTCAACCGCGACCACGCGTTGGCGCGCGATGCGATCTACATGCCATTGGACGCCGGGGCGCTGCGAGAGCGGTTCGTGCAGGAAGGCTTTCCCTGCGCTATGGTGGGAAGCCGCGCCAGCAATCGCTCGGAGTACCTGCGCAGGCCTGACCTGGGGCGTACGCTCCAAACTGATTGTGCAGCCACGCTGCAGGAGAATGGCGCAGCGGAGAATGACAGGTTGACTGTAGTCGTGGCCGACGGCCTTTCAGCCCTTGCCCCGAAACTGCATGCTCTGCCGCTTCTCAAGCGGTTGCGCGACGGGCTCGTAAGCTGGCAACTGGATACCGTCATCATCGCAACCCAGGCGCGAGTGGCGCTCGGAGACGAGATCGGGCAACTGCGAAAAGCAAAGGCAGTCCTGATGTTGATTGGCGAACGGCCTGGTCTTAAGGCGGCCGATAGCCTTGGAGCCTATCTGACCTATCAGCCAAAGATCGGGCGACTGGATGCTGAGAGAAATTGCATTTCGAATATCCGGCTGGCAGGATTGAGTTATGAGCAAGCCGCCTTTCGCCTGCTGCATTTGTTGTCGCAGGCACGGCTCATCGGTGCTACCGGAATCGCGCTAAAGGATGATAGCGCTTCAACGTCCGCGCTGGAGCAGGAGCACTAA
- a CDS encoding SMP-30/gluconolactonase/LRE family protein: MLAKRGWSAFFAIIWIFVLLLSTTTSHAQVSYSTTWVGNSYSTIPTYVGNAMRSMWVSPEGVIYTSSAWDESQGSINIYRNGQKSGTIAAHGETQGGAISGDATDIFAALQFNTSLGGSGYIGRYNRNTGMRDLTWSASLDTTERRADVITGIADTGTLVYVSDHPDNLVRCYTTAGVWQSDWSLTDPGAIAVDGSGNIWVAQKNEGTIQEFSPSGNTLTTINMGSSSRPSALYFDSAHNQLMVGDQGPNMNIQIYGNLSSAPALVSTFGVQGGYLDTTTGVKGQTGSKRFTRVVGVGKDNSGNLYVLNNPWGGTWDLGRNGKTDLHAYNSSGVLQYTLQALNFEGNAAFDPGTDGANLYGGQDVFAGTGGGGYVGNSVDALDYPTDPRVDITNNSRGFDFGIMTSVSGHRILASTGQNPDLFIFSYFPTNQYASIPFGTLPGQSSPAGYTNYFNTLARVRNGFCLDTNGDIWVGLDKTNAITHYPLTGFDANGVPIYGTPTTTPTPSTIAPLGGIEYIPSTDTMILMNALSTDWTSLGGRVEVYHGWKAGNTTTPNQVINLKTTQNPKGRAAAGNYLFISYVHTVPDIDAYNLTTGANDLTMTSADPNVAVGNDVDSMYGIRAYQTSNGDYLISKDNYNNNSIIIHRMTVVPTADFSVSATPSSQTVAQGSNTTYTTTISPLNGFSDTVSLTANGLPAGTTASFIPASAVNPKTWALMVATATTTAPGTYTVTITGTSGTLSHLTTVTLVVSGPPDFSMSASPSSQTLTPGNSTTYTTSISALSGFTGTVNLGVSGLPVGATASFNPTSVAGSGNSMLTISTATTIPAGTYTLTITGTSGALSHSTTVTLVVSTPDFSISTTPSLQTMTQGNNTTYITSISALSGFTGMVNLSVSGLPTGATASFTPTSITGSGSSTLTVSTALTTPAGTYTLTITGASGSLSHSTTVTLIVNAATGGLPSGWADQDVGSVSVAGSISYINGTFTVNGSGSSISGTADQFNYAYQAAGTSYTITARVVSMTNTNSGAQAGVMIRETLDAGSTMANINVTPSNGVTWVYRTATSGTTSGSRTSGLVAPYWVRVIRNGNTFTGYFSSDGTNWTQQGTVSISMANNAYIGLVVSSRNSSQLCTATFDNVSITTP, translated from the coding sequence ATGCTTGCGAAACGAGGTTGGTCAGCATTCTTTGCCATTATCTGGATTTTTGTTCTGCTACTAAGCACGACGACCAGCCATGCTCAAGTGAGCTACTCGACGACGTGGGTGGGCAACTCATATTCCACCATTCCCACATACGTGGGGAACGCGATGCGGTCCATGTGGGTGTCTCCAGAGGGAGTCATCTATACTTCGTCTGCCTGGGACGAAAGTCAGGGAAGCATCAATATTTACCGGAACGGCCAAAAATCTGGCACTATTGCCGCCCATGGGGAAACTCAAGGAGGAGCGATTAGCGGCGATGCAACCGATATCTTCGCTGCGTTGCAATTCAACACCAGCCTCGGCGGGAGTGGGTATATTGGCCGATACAATCGGAACACCGGTATGCGGGACCTGACATGGTCAGCGAGTTTGGACACGACGGAACGGCGCGCGGATGTAATTACGGGGATCGCCGACACAGGCACCCTCGTCTATGTCAGCGATCATCCTGACAACCTCGTGCGGTGCTACACGACCGCTGGGGTGTGGCAATCGGATTGGAGCCTCACTGATCCCGGCGCGATTGCGGTCGACGGATCGGGCAACATATGGGTTGCTCAGAAAAACGAGGGTACAATTCAGGAATTTTCCCCATCAGGCAACACGCTGACCACAATCAACATGGGGTCCAGCTCGCGACCTTCGGCATTGTACTTTGATAGCGCCCATAACCAGTTGATGGTCGGCGATCAGGGGCCAAACATGAATATTCAGATCTACGGAAATCTGTCGAGTGCTCCGGCTCTAGTAAGTACTTTCGGTGTGCAAGGCGGATATCTGGATACAACCACAGGAGTCAAGGGGCAAACCGGGAGCAAGCGTTTCACGCGCGTAGTCGGTGTTGGGAAAGATAACTCTGGAAATCTCTACGTTTTGAATAACCCCTGGGGAGGAACCTGGGACCTGGGAAGAAATGGGAAGACCGATCTTCATGCTTACAACAGCTCCGGTGTACTGCAGTACACATTGCAAGCACTGAACTTCGAAGGCAATGCTGCTTTCGATCCCGGTACGGATGGAGCCAACTTGTATGGAGGTCAAGATGTTTTTGCCGGTACAGGCGGGGGTGGATACGTTGGGAATAGCGTCGACGCGCTCGACTATCCGACGGACCCACGCGTCGACATAACGAACAATAGCCGCGGATTCGATTTTGGCATCATGACCAGCGTCAGCGGTCATCGAATCCTCGCATCCACTGGCCAGAATCCTGATCTTTTCATATTCTCCTATTTCCCCACTAACCAATATGCGTCTATTCCGTTTGGGACTTTGCCGGGCCAGTCCAGTCCAGCGGGCTATACGAACTACTTCAATACTCTAGCCCGGGTTCGAAACGGATTTTGCCTCGACACGAACGGAGACATTTGGGTTGGGCTGGACAAGACCAACGCGATCACCCATTATCCGCTGACCGGCTTTGACGCAAATGGCGTCCCGATCTACGGAACGCCGACAACGACGCCGACGCCGTCAACCATCGCCCCCCTGGGTGGTATTGAGTACATCCCGTCCACAGACACCATGATCCTGATGAACGCGCTATCGACCGATTGGACCTCGTTGGGCGGCAGGGTCGAGGTGTACCACGGTTGGAAAGCAGGCAACACGACCACGCCGAACCAGGTCATTAATCTGAAGACCACCCAGAACCCGAAGGGCAGGGCAGCGGCGGGTAATTATCTGTTCATCTCGTATGTCCATACCGTACCCGATATCGATGCCTATAACCTCACGACTGGCGCCAATGACCTAACGATGACCAGTGCAGATCCCAACGTAGCGGTGGGCAACGATGTTGATTCAATGTACGGTATCCGGGCTTATCAAACGAGTAATGGCGACTATCTGATCAGCAAGGACAACTACAACAATAACTCGATCATCATCCACAGGATGACAGTCGTGCCGACCGCGGACTTCAGCGTTTCCGCCACGCCGAGTTCGCAGACGGTAGCACAGGGGAGCAACACTACCTATACAACAACGATCAGTCCTCTAAACGGGTTCAGCGACACGGTGAGCCTGACCGCGAACGGATTGCCTGCCGGCACGACGGCGAGCTTTATCCCCGCGTCGGCCGTAAACCCGAAGACCTGGGCTCTAATGGTCGCGACCGCGACGACGACTGCACCGGGAACGTATACAGTGACGATCACGGGCACGAGCGGTACTTTGTCGCACTTAACCACGGTGACATTGGTCGTGTCTGGGCCGCCAGACTTTAGCATGTCAGCGAGCCCGAGTTCTCAGACGCTGACGCCGGGCAATAGCACTACCTACACGACATCGATCAGTGCGCTAAGCGGCTTCACTGGCACGGTGAATCTAGGTGTGAGCGGATTGCCCGTCGGCGCGACGGCAAGCTTTAATCCCACATCGGTCGCTGGTTCGGGAAATTCGATGCTAACCATCTCAACTGCGACTACGATACCAGCGGGAACCTACACGCTGACGATCACGGGCACCAGCGGCGCTCTGTCGCACTCGACAACGGTGACATTGGTTGTGTCGACGCCGGACTTCAGCATTTCGACAACGCCGAGTTTGCAGACCATGACACAGGGGAACAACACTACCTACATAACATCGATCAGCGCTCTAAGTGGCTTTACCGGAATGGTGAACCTGAGTGTGAGCGGATTGCCTACCGGGGCGACGGCAAGCTTCACCCCAACGTCCATTACTGGTTCGGGTAGTTCGACTCTGACGGTCTCGACAGCGTTGACAACTCCTGCTGGGACCTACACACTGACAATCACCGGCGCCAGCGGCAGCTTGTCACACTCGACGACAGTGACTCTAATAGTCAATGCAGCGACAGGTGGTCTGCCATCAGGTTGGGCGGATCAGGATGTGGGAAGCGTGAGCGTCGCCGGCAGTATCAGTTACATCAATGGCACGTTCACGGTGAACGGTTCCGGGAGCAGTATTAGCGGCACAGCGGACCAATTCAACTATGCATACCAGGCCGCTGGCACGAGTTATACGATCACTGCTCGAGTCGTGAGTATGACCAACACCAACAGCGGAGCTCAGGCGGGTGTGATGATTCGCGAGACACTCGATGCCGGCTCGACGATGGCGAACATCAACGTGACACCGTCGAATGGCGTTACCTGGGTCTATCGTACGGCCACCAGCGGGACCACGAGCGGAAGCAGAACATCCGGTCTTGTAGCGCCTTATTGGGTTCGTGTTATACGCAACGGCAACACTTTCACGGGTTACTTTTCGTCGGATGGAACGAACTGGACACAGCAGGGCACCGTCAGCATCTCGATGGCCAACAACGCGTATATCGGGCTGGTCGTCAGCAGTCGGAACAGCTCCCAGCTATGTACCGCGACCTTCGATAATGTGTCCATCACCACGCCCTAA